A window of Verrucomicrobiota bacterium contains these coding sequences:
- the proB gene encoding glutamate 5-kinase yields the protein MGKSIKRQKWVIKLGTGILTNAKQQHDLPQIKNLVGQFARLAQKYQIDPIIVSSSAICGGMSVLGMTKRPTVLAEKQACAAIGQVKLMSIYQNAFKSHGLHVAQVLLTHPDIDSRTRYNNAQNTLLSLSHHKIIPIINENDTVAVEEIKFGDNDRLSANVAEMVKADLLIILTSADGLLTSLEKTGILINVVEKITPEIRSLACGTQSETSVGGMISKIDAAQFAVDNGVQVVIANGRKRGILEQLAQGKPTGTKFLTNK from the coding sequence ATGGGTAAGAGTATCAAAAGACAAAAGTGGGTTATCAAGCTCGGGACAGGGATTTTAACGAATGCCAAACAACAACATGATCTCCCTCAGATAAAAAATCTGGTGGGGCAATTTGCCCGGCTAGCACAAAAATATCAGATCGACCCGATCATCGTCTCTTCCAGCGCAATTTGCGGGGGTATGTCAGTCCTGGGCATGACCAAACGCCCGACAGTCCTTGCGGAGAAACAGGCCTGTGCCGCCATTGGCCAAGTCAAGCTGATGTCGATTTACCAAAATGCATTTAAATCCCACGGGCTCCATGTCGCCCAAGTCCTGCTGACCCATCCGGATATTGATAGCCGTACCCGTTACAACAATGCCCAAAATACGCTCCTGAGTCTTTCCCACCATAAAATCATCCCGATCATTAATGAAAATGACACGGTCGCCGTCGAGGAGATTAAATTTGGCGATAATGACCGGCTCTCCGCCAATGTCGCGGAAATGGTTAAAGCCGATCTCTTGATTATCCTGACCTCCGCTGACGGATTACTCACCAGCCTCGAAAAAACGGGCATCCTGATTAATGTCGTCGAGAAAATCACCCCGGAGATCCGTTCCCTCGCCTGCGGCACCCAGAGTGAGACCAGCGTCGGGGGGATGATTTCAAAAATTGACGCCGCGCAATTTGCAGTGGACAATGGAGTACAGGTCGTTATCGCCAACGGGCGCAAACGCGGAATCCTCGAGCAATTAGCACAGGGTAAACCCACCGGCACAAAATTCCTGACAAATAAATAA